One part of the Spiroplasma turonicum genome encodes these proteins:
- the oppC gene encoding oligopeptide ABC transporter permease OppC, with protein MKFKYLKQNFDPSKISNSLFTFSKDVDETKVESIDTKPYSYWKSVGKTVIKSKAFIISLILIIIFITLTITIARGEKPVPLDRPGTGPMAPNAEHWFGLVLRGEDLWNKMWIGSRSTLLFMVIIASVEIAIGIFIGLIWGFYSRLDMLFIEVIRFLTLIPSLILWLLVIYIYSLFNVKVSLQVLVVAISITSWIGMASVIRVQTILVRNAEYNVASKILGTKGPRIMVKNILPKILPIVIQTASFAIPNAIALDSLLAYYNFGFVNDLMDEASLGSILNEMIANTSWQIYPYLMIIPISFIGGISLLFFVVGKIFSDSLDPKLHR; from the coding sequence ATGAAATTTAAATATTTAAAACAAAATTTTGATCCAAGTAAAATTAGTAATTCTCTTTTTACTTTTTCAAAAGATGTTGATGAAACAAAGGTTGAATCAATTGACACAAAACCTTATAGTTATTGAAAATCTGTTGGTAAAACAGTTATTAAAAGTAAAGCTTTTATAATTTCATTAATTTTAATAATTATTTTTATAACTCTTACAATAACAATTGCAAGAGGAGAAAAACCTGTTCCCTTAGATAGACCAGGTACTGGACCAATGGCTCCTAATGCAGAACATTGATTTGGACTTGTTCTTAGAGGCGAAGATTTATGAAATAAAATGTGAATTGGTTCACGTTCAACTTTATTATTTATGGTTATAATTGCATCAGTTGAAATTGCCATAGGAATATTTATTGGATTAATTTGAGGTTTTTATTCTAGACTAGATATGTTATTCATAGAAGTAATAAGATTCTTAACATTAATTCCATCATTAATTCTTTGGTTATTAGTTATTTATATATATAGCTTGTTTAATGTAAAAGTTAGTTTACAAGTCTTAGTAGTTGCAATTTCTATAACAAGTTGAATTGGAATGGCTTCTGTAATTAGAGTTCAAACAATATTAGTTAGAAATGCTGAATATAATGTTGCTTCTAAAATATTAGGAACAAAAGGACCAAGAATAATGGTAAAAAATATTTTACCAAAAATATTACCGATAGTTATTCAAACAGCATCATTTGCAATTCCTAATGCCATTGCATTAGATTCATTACTTGCATATTACAATTTTGGATTTGTAAATGATTTAATGGATGAAGCTTCATTGGGATCTATCCTTAATGAAATGATTGCTAACACTTCTTGACAAATATACCCATATTTAATGATTATACCAATATCATTTATTGGGGGTATTTCATTATTATTCTTCGTTGTAGGGAAAATATTTTCAGATTCCCTAGATCCAAAATTACATAGATAA
- the oppD gene encoding oligopeptide ABC transporter ATP-binding protein OppD has translation MSSKILSLNNLEVKFQVRQKFLTAIRNVSLDIYDQEILAIVGESGSGKSVITKTFTGMLESNGFISEGSIIYYPNLKTNPQSYFKEPIDLVSLQKNIVDKYTIKSIVKSLNFELKENKKKKRHLKNLNLNNLNKKYDVTLKKLEAIKIKETDFNKKNKFQYKKSSIINNLNKIDQELKYINNLNFKSELNDRLEEEFFNLKVNKRKIKNPSLISKYRVWSTISFLKKIIEFYKSDKKDQSIITEILFLNYKKSIVSELIKKFNNFKDMEFIELYLKNTFEDFYKEIYKKDLNLEHLKNLLIKYDKDIKTFSDNKKYLFLLKNNIYKFLKFYSFNFYNFEIEIQIESYIKNMFINKTVSENEFNLILESWSNWKKLKLVNKIKSIKSLRNLRGKTIASIFQDPMTSLNPLLSVGFQISEVLRKKLKYSRKKAKEEAIKLLEKVGIQNAKKRYKDIPGQYSGGMRQRVVIAIALASRPNILICDEPTTALDVTIQAQILDLIKELQEEYKFTVVFITHDLGVVAKLADRVAVMYAGQIIEYGLTDEIFHNPKHPYTWSLLSSLPQLGEKGKELYSIKGSPPSLFKKVVGDAFALRSDYSLEVDKFYEPPVFKISETHFAKTWLLDERAPKTEKPEVLNNLKSKIED, from the coding sequence ATGAGTAGTAAAATTTTATCTTTAAACAATTTAGAGGTTAAGTTCCAAGTAAGACAAAAGTTTCTTACTGCTATTAGAAATGTATCATTAGATATTTATGATCAAGAAATATTGGCTATAGTTGGAGAATCAGGAAGTGGTAAATCAGTTATTACAAAAACATTTACTGGTATGCTTGAAAGTAATGGATTTATTAGTGAAGGTTCAATAATATATTATCCAAATTTAAAAACTAACCCACAAAGTTATTTTAAAGAACCAATTGATTTGGTAAGTCTACAAAAAAATATTGTTGATAAATACACAATAAAATCTATTGTAAAAAGTTTAAACTTTGAATTAAAAGAAAACAAAAAAAAGAAAAGACATCTAAAAAATCTAAATTTAAATAATTTAAACAAAAAGTATGATGTAACATTAAAAAAATTAGAAGCTATTAAAATCAAAGAAACTGATTTTAATAAAAAAAATAAATTCCAATACAAAAAAAGTTCAATAATTAATAATTTGAATAAGATTGATCAAGAATTAAAATATATAAACAACTTAAATTTCAAAAGTGAATTAAATGATAGATTAGAGGAAGAGTTTTTTAATTTAAAAGTTAATAAAAGAAAAATTAAAAATCCATCTTTAATATCAAAATATCGTGTTTGATCAACTATATCTTTTCTTAAAAAAATAATTGAGTTTTATAAATCGGACAAAAAAGATCAAAGTATTATAACCGAAATATTATTTTTAAATTATAAAAAATCTATAGTATCAGAATTAATTAAAAAATTTAATAATTTTAAAGATATGGAATTTATTGAATTATATCTTAAAAATACTTTCGAAGATTTTTATAAAGAAATATATAAAAAAGATTTAAATTTAGAACATTTGAAAAATTTATTAATAAAATATGATAAAGATATAAAAACTTTTAGTGATAATAAAAAATATCTATTTCTTTTAAAGAATAATATATACAAGTTTTTAAAATTTTATAGTTTCAATTTCTATAATTTTGAAATTGAAATTCAAATTGAAAGTTATATAAAAAACATGTTCATTAATAAAACAGTTTCAGAAAATGAATTTAATTTAATTTTAGAAAGTTGAAGCAACTGAAAAAAGCTAAAACTTGTAAATAAAATAAAATCCATTAAGTCACTTAGAAATTTAAGGGGTAAAACAATTGCTTCAATATTTCAAGATCCAATGACTTCTTTAAACCCATTACTATCAGTAGGTTTTCAAATTTCTGAGGTACTTAGAAAAAAATTAAAGTATTCCAGAAAAAAAGCTAAAGAAGAGGCAATAAAATTATTAGAAAAAGTTGGAATCCAAAATGCTAAAAAAAGATATAAAGATATACCGGGTCAATATTCTGGTGGTATGAGACAACGTGTTGTTATTGCAATTGCACTTGCTTCAAGACCCAATATATTAATTTGTGATGAACCAACAACTGCACTTGACGTTACAATTCAAGCGCAAATATTAGATTTAATAAAAGAACTTCAAGAAGAATATAAATTTACAGTTGTGTTTATAACTCATGATTTAGGAGTTGTTGCAAAATTAGCAGATAGGGTAGCTGTTATGTATGCAGGACAAATAATTGAATATGGTTTAACAGATGAAATATTCCATAATCCAAAGCATCCTTATACATGATCACTATTATCATCATTGCCACAGTTAGGTGAAAAAGGTAAAGAACTTTATTCAATTAAAGGTTCACCACCATCATTATTTAAAAAAGTTGTTGGTGATGCATTTGCTTTAAGAAGTGATTATTCATTAGAAGTTGATAAATTTTATGAACCACCAGTATTCAAGATTAGCGAAACTCATTTTGCTAAAACTTGATTATTAGATGAAAGAGCTCCTAAAACAGAAAAACCTGAAGTTTTAAATAATTTAAAAAGTAAGATAGAAGATTAA